One Littorina saxatilis isolate snail1 linkage group LG1, US_GU_Lsax_2.0, whole genome shotgun sequence genomic window carries:
- the LOC138983596 gene encoding uncharacterized protein — translation MSFQTAAMDSLEIVVWMDNAVKQMTQLSLEQTRALFEAFTRSCSRDQKLFLETELPYLLTQDFLTLPSLTIDKILAHLDVNSLLILRLVCSSWRDKITKNTKLWKHLCWQKGGNVENYINVQPDFFFKMHQGLRSIVRLMETGDAFCKTPSTVCPRNLTETLKKFDCSLIAYGSGVLVIGSKDRRVMAFDAETKRMRWDKSGNVVCCVVVSNDLIIAGTHWGQLRIISLNGSFQYEKLFGCNSVTALDIHESGRFVLAGFCDGTVRLIGNELDHTIVKLGLPKRADVADESRFQEVSVKKVFFLPESNLPPNHLAICVCAKQSVTMAVIDHSGKVKEQHCQVSFNKMLSFCCCKSDPGILYASMRLSQMTVGIVKYEMRPTSSSPSYTLERSDLMVESVESAAYVYCRTFSMLILAAGKRFLIAAVIRDLVIFDLVLRKRVAEVVDFFANLDVTRITIDHSPERMTAVDVDWLDGLSPANTQPHNPIILFGVTARWGGFTLFSLNWSPGLWKHWALCQTPDTNVGCLLIGCHCQAVHYCGAAANFCGRSTNSMCSGDTDLFSTSPMCHAHQRCNGCGVELEKLFGGDTLQPFANLVEDKTKKSVCGSCEDAQQPGDSFAGGSDIDRVTGDFSDETRCHGSSSMEVGEDRLSSTNTKGQRSEDDGWPSINAEFQHNNPTGQGCAQKAEEGAGQFPDSHAKLHRHEISDRAWPSKQPADAEKNVWQDLKKTFAQVLNNSQNTAEDTGPSGSNESEDTVSGATSALGIWRNAELFKKKADHIVKGKEDYDFLSRDGVVVLDFGS, via the exons ATGTCGTTTCAGACAGCAGCTATGGATTC GTTAGAGATTGTCGTCTGGATGGACAATGCAGTAAAGCAAATGACTCAGCTCAGCTTGGAGCAGACAAGGGCGCTGTTTGAAGCATTCACCAGGAGCTGTTCTCGTGATCAGAAACTGTTCCTGGAAACAGAGCTGCCGTACTTACTGACACAAGACTTCCTGACCCTGCCATCACTGACTATTGACAAGATACTGGCCCACCTGGATGTCAACTCACTTTTGATACTGCGTTTG GTATGTTCATCCTGGCGCGACAAAATCACCAAGAACACAAAGCTGTGGAAACATTTGTGCTGGCAGAAGGGAGGAAATGTGGAAAACTACATCAATGTTCAACCAGACTTCTTCTTCAAAATGCACCAAGGGCTTCGATCCATTGTGCGGTTGATGGAAACTGGAGACGCTTTCTGCAAAACCCCCAGCACTGTTTGCCCCAGAAATCTGACTGAGACCCTGAAGAAATTTGACTGTAGCCTGATTGCTTACGGCAGTGGTGTTCTTGTTATAG GAAGCAAGGACAGACGGGTGATGGCATTCGACGCAGAGACCAAGCGGATGCGCTGGGACAAGTCCGGCAATGTGGTGTGCTGCGTGGTGGTCAGCAATGATCTCATCATCGCCGGCACACATTGGGGGCAGCTCAGGATCATCTCTCTCAATGGATCCTTCCAGTATGAAAAACTGTTCGGATGTAACTCGGTCACCGCTCTTGACATTCACGAATCTGGGCGTTTTGTGCTGGCAGGGTTCTGTGATGGCACCGTTCGTCTGATTGGCAATGAACTTGATCACACCATCGTCAAACTGGGTTTGCCAAAGCGAGCTGATGTCGCTGACGAATCCCGATTCCAAGAAGTTTCTGTCAAGAAGGTGTTCTTCCTGCCAGAATCAAACCTCCCCCCAAACCATCTGGCAATCTGCGTGTGTGCCAAACAGAGTGTGACAATGGCAGTGATTGATCATTCAGGCAAGGTGAAGGAGCAGCATTGTCAGGTGTCCTTCAACAAGATGCTGTCCTTCTGCTGCTGCAAGTCAGACCCAGGCATTCTTTACGCCAGCATGAGGCTATCTCAAATGACGGTGGGAATTGTCAAGTACGAGATGCGTCCAACCTCTTCATCACCTTCCTACACATTGGAGAGAAGCGACCTAATGGTGGAGAGTGTGGAAAGTGCAGCCTATGTGTATTGTCGCACATTCAGCATGCTCATTCTTGCCGCTGGGAAACGCTTCTTGATTGCTGCTGTTATCCGCGACCTTGTCATCTTTGATCTGGTCCTGAGAAAGCGGGTTGCAGAAGTTGTGGACTTCTTTGCAAa CTTGGACGTGACAAGAATAACCATTGACCACAGCCCTGAACGAATGACAGCAGTGGACGTGGATTGGCTGGACGGCCTATCTCCCGCCAACACACAGCCTCACAATCCAATCATTCTCTTTGGGGTCACTGCTCGCTGGGGCGGCTTCACACTCTTCTCTCTCAACTGGTCCCCCGGGCTGTGGAAACACTGGGCGCTGTGCCAGACGCCTGACACCAACGTTGGATGTCTTCTCATTGGGTGCCACTGCCAGGCTGTGCATTACTGCGGTGCTGCTGCCAATTTCTGCGGACGCAGTACCAACTCTATGTGCAGCGGTGACACGGACTTGTTCTCGACCTCCCCAATGTGTCACGCTCACCAAAGGTGTAATGGTTGTGGTGTAGAGCTGGAGAAGCTCTTTGGTGGTGACACTCTCCAGCCTTTTGCGAACTTGGTTGAAGATAAAACAAAGAAATCTGTATGTGGCTCTTGTGAAGATGCTCAGCAGCCGGGTGATAGCTTTGCAGGTGGTAGTGACATTGATCGTGTCACTGGTGATTTCTCAGATGAAACCAGATGTCATGGCAGCAGCTCCATGGAAGTAGGTGAGGACAGACTCTCAAGCACCAATACTAAAGGGCAAAGGAGTGAAGATGATGGCTGGCCTAGTATCAATGCAGAATTTCAACACAATAACCCCACAGGACAGGGTTGTGCACAGAAGGCAGAGGAAGGTGCTGGACAATTTCCAGATAGCCATGCCAAGCTTCATCGCCATGAGATTTCTGACAGAGCttggccatccaaacagccagCTGACGCTGAAAAGAACGTTTGGCAAGACCTGAAGAAGACCTTTGCCCAAGTCCTGAACAACAGCCAGAACACTGCTGAGGACACAGGCCCCAGTGGCAGCAATGAAAGTGAAGACACTGTGAGTGGTGCAACCTCAGCACTGGGAATATGGAGAAATGCTGAGCTGTTCAAGAAAAAGGCTGACCACATAGTGAAGGGAAAGGAGGACTATGATTTCCTCTCTAGAgatggtgttgttgttctgGACTTTGGCTCATGA